One Watersipora subatra chromosome 4, tzWatSuba1.1, whole genome shotgun sequence genomic window carries:
- the LOC137393836 gene encoding uncharacterized protein produces MRCRRVWAGVIVVSEDVQQRETHLNTTTMLLCSFCSGTRSLATAACENCTYYYCSGCLDKYHPSVGPLKSHNIIKASAQHCEEAFCQSHNEKYCIFCENCAKLLCLKCVVHHASHDLSNTDEAYKHAKGTLSKKQDDLDTHLKAATKLKKDHEEQIKLLKMDAIEAVKKVQVECEFLRSSVSAREKTMIQTIQKDALEKTKDIQKALKEIPKVSSDSMKIMNRLSGIQNHTSINLFLAQFGELSACTDKHLALLNSLAPPQQYALNFNYKSFNCSKEVSMLGDKLCISTDNPHDFPFIAGQRDSDGDTSSLCSSQSGLASEHSTTFSCDELQEMVYQADVHDSRPSLAKANRLSEYSSRTIPSSKKDTNIVEPSNSERNVPISFAAKPRPPPYPQTFLNRVLSKHPEFLPHSLSLDAVLRRQQEHDLEEKEPWFEPKKPSNIMQLFGNQYVLGSNNNNMNSPVRQGIFQSCKRNQLESVLLKFKEECGDIGDLLRLDKSDSTNHKLSAMSKAIPTTTQGVTQRSKHSYYSGYRLTSERKEDEHVQELLFQQTYVAEENSEGKIDKPCNSDMID; encoded by the exons ATGCGATGCCGCAGAGTTTGGGCTGGTGTGATTGTTGTGAGCGAAGATGTACAACAACGCGAGACACACCTAAATACTACAACTATGCTGCTGTGTAGCTTCTGCTCTGGAACTCGTAGCTTGGCCACAGCTGCCTGTGAGAACTGTACATACTATTACTGTTCAGGCTGTCTTGACAAGTACCATCCTAGCGTAGGCCCGCTCAAATCTCACAACATTATCAAAG CATCTGCTCAGCACTGTGAGGAAGCCTTCTGCCAAAGCCACaatgaaaaatactgtatatttTGTGAAAACTGCGCGAAACTTCTCTGTTTAAAGTGTGTGGTTCACCACGCTTCTCATGATCTCTCCAACACTGACGAAGCTTACAAGCACGCTAAG GGAACTTTAAGCAAAAAACAGGATGACCTTGACACCCATTTAAAGGCAGCAACTAAATTAAAGAAAGATCATGAGGAGCAAATAAAGTTACTGAAG ATGGATGCTATAGAAGCTGTAAAAAAGGTACAAGTGGAATGTGAGTTCCTGAGAAGCAGTGTGTCAGCGCGTGAGAAGACCATGATACAGACCATACAGAAG GATGCATTGGAGAAAACAAAAGATATTCAAAAGGCTCTAAAAGAAATCCCAAAGGTGTCATCTGATTCAATGAAGATTATGAACAGATTGTCTGGAATACAGAATCATACCAGCATCAATCTTTTCCTTGCT CAATTTGGAGAACTTAGTGCTTG TACGGATAAGCACCTTGCCTTGCTCAATTCTCTAGCACCACCTCAGCAATATGCACTGAATTTCAATTATAAAAGTTTCAACTGCTCAAAGGAAGTGTCCATGCTTGGAGATAAGTTATGTATTTCAACTGACAATCCACACG ACTTCCCTTTCATAGCTGGGCAGAGAGACAGTGATGGTGATACAAGTAGCTTATGCAGTTCTCAATCAGGACTAGCTAGTGAACATTCCACAACATTTTCTTGCGACGAACTACAGGAAATGGTGTATCAAGCCGATGTACACGACAGTAGACCATCACTAGCTAAAGCAAATCGACTCTCTGAGTATAGCAGCAGAACTATTCCCTCATCCAAAAAAGACACAAACATTGTAGAGCCATCTAACAGTGAACGAAATGTTCCTATAAGTTTTGCG GCTAAACCCAGACCTCCTCCCTACCCACAAACTTTTCTAAACAGAGTTCTCTCAAAACATCCTGAATTCTTACCCCACAGTTTAAGCCTTGATGCTGTTCTGAGGAGACAGCAAGAGCATGACCTGGAAGAAAAGGAGCCATGGTTTGAACCTAAGAAACCATCAAATATTATGCAGTTGTTTGGAAACCAATATGTTT TAGGCAGTAACAACAACAACATGAATAGCCCTGTGCGACAAGGTATCTTCCAATCTTGTAAAAGAAACCAACTGGAGAGCGTTTTACTAAAGTTCAAAGAAGAATGTGGTGATATCGGAGACCTCCTTCGGTTGGACAAGAGCGACTCTACAAACCACAAGCT GAGTGCCATGTCCAAAGCTATTCCAACTACGACACAAGGAGTGACACAGAGGTCTAAACATAGCTACTATTCTGGATACAGACTTACTTCAGAACGAAAAGAGGATGAGCATGTGCAGGAGCTGCTGTTTCAACAGACATATGTAGCCGAAGAAAATAGTGAGGGGAAGATAGACAAACCCTGCAATTCAGACATGATAGACTAG
- the LOC137393744 gene encoding calcium-binding protein P-like gives MAAAADPYNEKPARPVYQPPTAPSESEVHVTEPAHQHPTGTAYPPPYTNLPAGFPNPVAKDYPPNPGAPGYPPNSGAPGYPGAPGYPPNSGAPGYPPNSGAPSYPPNSGAPGYPPNPGAPGYPPNPGVPGYPPNPGAPGCLENPGTFSHRRNPEAPTHPANSETSGYPPNTQPGFSQNTGAPDAQPVSFQTGHEKNLTSQGYINNLAAHGSIDNLAAHGSLGNWTKPVYPETPGARGYTQNPEVVVGYQASTGTPSYRMTQAAAIPAPPVVVQKMPLAGPPNDYFSFSIITTVGCFFVLGLVALYQSMRVRQAVRDGNAAVAKQASRLAKLLNISAVVTGAILFILIIVASSV, from the exons ATCCATATAATGAGAAACCAGCCAGACCTGTTTACCAGCCACCTACTGCGCCTTCAGAATCTGAAGTACATGTGACAGAGCCAGCTCACCAACATCCTACTGGCACAGCATATCCTCCTCCATATACTAACCTGCCAGCAGGTTTCCCAAATCCCGTAGCAAAAGATTATCCACCAAATCCAGGAGCCCCGGGCTATCCACCAAATTCAGGAGCCCCAGGCTATCCAGGAGCCCCAGGCTATCCACCGAATTCAGGAGCCCCAGGCTATCCACCGAATTCAGGAGCCCCAAGCTATCCACCGAATTCAGGAGCCCCAGGCTATCCACCGAATCCAGGAGCACCCGGCTATCCACCAAATCCAGGAGTACCAGGCTATCCACCAAATCCAGGAGCACCAGGCTGTTTGGAAAATCCAGGAACATTCAGCCACCGCAGAAATCCAGAAGCACCAACCCACCCAGCCAACTCTGAGACATCGGGGTATCCACCGAACACGCAACCAGGGTTCTCACAGAACACCGGTGCTCCAGACGCACAGCCAGTCTCCTTTCAAACAGGACACGAGAAAAATTTGACATCTCAAGGCTACATAAACAATCTAGCAGCACATGGCTCCATAGACAATCTGGCAGCACATGGATCTTTAGGGAATTGGACAAAACCGGTCTACCCAGAGACTCCTGGAGCTCGAGGATACACACAAAATCCTGAGGTAGTAGTAGGCTATCAGGCATCAACAGGTACACCAAGCTATCGAATGACTCAAGCTGCCGCTATCCCTGCCCCTCCGGTAGTTGTGCAGAAGATGCCCCTGGCCGGTCCTCCCAAtgattattttagtttttctatCATAACCACTGTCGGCTGCTTCTTTGTCCTTGGACTTGTCGCTCTCTACCAATCAATGCGTGTACGACAAGCAGTTCGAGACG GAAATGCGGCAGTCGCAAAACAGGCGTCGAGACTGGCCAAATTGCTGAACATATCTGCAGTAGTGACTGGAGCTATATTGTTTATACTCATCATAGTGGCATCCTCAGTCTAG